GTGGTGTTAGATAGGGGTGGGGTACAGATCAAGGGGGCCTGGGAGACTCAGTAACTGGAAGTCTCTGCCACTCACTCTTGGTGAGTAGTTAATTTCAGCAGCTGGCTTCACAGGGAGGAGTCAGGGGTGGGTGGAGGCTCCTCCCAATTCCAGATCCACTTCCTCTTCTTCTATCTCCTGGACACTTAGGTCTTACTGAGACAGTTTTCCCACAGTAAAGAGAGGTGGGGGCAGAGTACTAAGGGTCTGGAGTGTGATTACTCTCCCATGACTCAGGCCTCTGTGCTAGAGGTGACCCCTATAGGAAAGAGAGACCCCAAATCCTTTAGCCAATGAGTGGCGGGGTCATCACACCAGAGAGCCAGCTTGACTCTGGGCGGGCACCATCACAAGCACAGCACCCATGCAGCTCAAGCCAGAGGAAGAAACTCCACCAGGGATGGGAGATATTGGTTGAGGGTTGGCCCCGTCCGTTGTGGGCAGTCTTGGtgagggcagggcctggctgGAGAGACTGGGCGTGGGGGTCAATGCACCAGGCCTGGGAGGGCCGTGGGGTGGCCGGAGGGCTCGTGCGGAGGTGACAGAGGAAAGGGTCCCATTCTTGGAGATTGTGTCTGAGCTCTTGGGCCAGGGCAGGGTCCGGGGAGCAATGGCATCCTCCCTAGTCATCAAAGAAATAACAAGAGGTCAGAagtgggagggggaaggaggagagcaTTTCTACATGCTTGGTCTTATATGCCACCTCTCCCTGCACACTTCAAtacccctttccctctcccttaaAATCTGCCCATAGGAATGATGTTTCCGCCACTGACCCCATTCCAATAGatgagaggggcctgaattcCCAGACTCTGTGAGGAGAGCAGGGAGAGCCCCCACTGCAGCAGAGACCAGGGACACTTACTTGATATCATTGGCTGGCTCCTCCAGGGCCTTGCCCCGGCGGTGGTACAAAAGGACCAGCCCAGCCAGCAACCCCAGTCCAACCAGGGTACCCACAACAGCTCCAGCAACGACCGCAGCTCCAGGCCCTGGAAAAGGCATCGTGTTAGAGGGGGACACCCAGCTGAGGGGTTCCCACCCCTCTCCAATCCCACTCCCCCTACCCCTTCTGCCACCATACACATTCCCTCTTTTTCCCTGTCAAGGAGAGGGGTGGCTGTTGAGCAGGAAATGACTGGTCACTGACCAACCATTTGTACAAACATTTGATCAGGGCAAGCTCCATGCCCTGTTACAATGAGAGGCCTCAGCAGACAGGCCTCCTCCCCACTTGCAACCCCTCCCCCACCATTGACCACTCTTCTTAACCACACTTACCCCTCACTGACCTGTGCTCACTTCCAGGGTCACATTACACTGGGCAGTGCCCACCTCATTGTGGGCCTTGCAGACATAGACTCCAGCCATGGAAGAGGAAAGGTTCGTGAGACTTAAAGACCCACGGATGACATCTGTGGACACAATTTAGCTATCAGTCCAGGGACcctttttcccattaaaaaaaaaaaatatatatatatatatatatatatatatatataaaatttatatatatttccctCCTCTGGAATGTCCCCTTTGACCCTCTGGGAGTCATGGCTTGTCTATTCCCTGACTGGGGGAGAGGTGTGACAGCTGGGCTCGGCTCCTAGCTGCAGACTGGCTAGCGCAATAACCTCCATTCCCACTCCTCAGTCAAAGCCCCCAGTGGATATCCGACAGGAGGCCGCAGAGAAAGTGATGCAAAGAGCAACCAAAAcaccattttacttttatttcggCAAGACAGAtgagatgagagagaaagaacactGGGGTAGGAACTGGTAAACATGGGTTCCAGGACAGGCCGTGTGACTGACTTTAAGCAAGGTAGTTGATATCTGAGGGTctccatctcttcatctgtaaaatggggacaatatgACCTACCTAATGGTGTTGAAAGGACAATATGAACTAATCATTATAACAGTGAATGTTTATTGGCTGCTTACCCTGTGCCAAAGACTACTCTAGATTATTTATGTGTATGCACTTGCCACAATTTCCCAACAAACTTGTGAGgtaataaagattatttttaaaaaagaaaaagctactgTTATAAAAATGGTCATGTGAAAAGTAGAAACAGAGGCAAAATGAAAATCCATATTTCCACAACCTAGATCCAACAGTTGCTAACTTTTTGCcatatttatttgatttctttcttttacttagacattttaaagtaaacactTCAGCAtaaatctccaaaaaaagaagtaCGCTGTCCCATATAGCCACAATAGCATTGCCATGCctaggaaattaataaaataactatCTAAAATCATTGAATACTTCATATTAAAAATCTTTCAATTATccctaaaatacttttttataacTGGTGTGTTCAAGTCACACTAATGAGTTCAAGCTGATGCGTGTAAAATCCGCATTTTACAAATTTGAGAATGAAGGCACTGAGTCACACTGCTAGTCACTAgaagagctggaatttgaacacAGAGACTCCAGCTATAGAGCCCCTTTCTGTATACACAGTGAACGCACCTAACACAATACCTGCCCTGGCAGGGCATCTTTCTCTGCCCCCATCCTCCccacaccctcctcctcctcccccgtGCTTGTCAGCATTGGCTCCCCTTTTCACCCCAGTCCCTGTGGTACCTCCCAtctttccccttccccagccacaGTCCCGGCTGTTTCCAGAAGTGTCCTCACCTAACACTGGTGCAAAGAAAGTCTGGAAGGATGGGAGCTGCCGATCCCACTGGTACTGGACAGCGGGCTTACTCCTTGGAGACTGGCAACTCAGGGTCACGTTGGCCCCCACACGGGGCACACCCTGGAGACGGCAGGATGGAGGAGCTGGAGGGACTGGGCAGGGGGAGACAGATTAAAACCACAACCAGGAGACCCACAGatcctctccctctgccctgcaCCCTTCTGTCACTTCATTTGTCCCTCCTCCAACTCTCGCCCTTTAGGAGAGAGACTCACCAGACCTCCCagtgtgggtggggaggggtccGGAAGTCTGTGCTTCTCACTCACCCAGCACATTGAGTTCTAAGGTTTTGATGCTATGGCCGCTAGCTTGGCCGTTTTTGTCTTGCACATTCACGGAACAGCTGTAGGGGCCAGAGTCTTTCTCCTGGAGACCCTCCAGTCGCAGGGACAGGTTCCGGGAGGGCATGGAGTAGACCAAGGATACTCCAGGTTTGCTTGTTGTGACCCCATTGATGTAGGACAACACCTGGTGTGGGGCATAATACATCCCTACCATTACTACATGTGTATACTGTGCCTACAGGCTCAGCCCATCTCCCTCCCCCAACTGGCATTCTCCACATGCCCCTCACGTGCACCCATTCTTCTAACCTGAACCAGCTCCCCATTCACCTTTTGTCCCTAGCCCCTCTCACTGCCCCGGGTCCTCTTCACCAGAACAGTTCTTGGTTCCCGTACATTGTCTCATCTCCCAATTGCGGTGTTTAGAAAGGTGACATAATAGTGGGAGGAGGGACAATGTAAATAGGAGGTATGTATGCATGCAACTCAGACTGCTGGGGTGGATCCAGGTttgtaagacctgaaacttaCACAATGGGGGGAGACATCTtcgagaaaaaaaatatgaaaaatatattttaaaagtatcaaatgaggctgggcacattggctcatgcctgtgagcactttgggaggccgaggcaggtggattgcttgagtccaagagttcaagaccaacctgggcaatatggtgaaacagtctctataaaaaatacaaaaattagcctagcatggtgacgtgtgcttgtagtcccagtcactcagggggctgaggtggaaggattacttgagcagGAGCGGTAGAGGCTGTAgcgagccaagaccgcaccattgcactccaacctgggcaacagaatgagacccctgtctcaaaaaaatccaaatgacTTCCTTGAACACAGTTTTCAGGGGTTCTGAACATTGTTTCGTTCTCTTCTGGGTAAACCTGTATTTGGATGTAAACCTGGTGTCAAGACAGATGGGCGGGAGACTGTGAGAGGAGATGGTCTCTTGGTTCTTGAGGTGGTATAAAGGGGGGCAAGGTGACAGATGAGAATCATTTGGAAAGAGAAGTGGCCTGTGACTCGACAGTATTCAAAGCAGAGAATGTGAAAAGCAGaaatatgctctttttttttttttttttccagacggaatctcactctgccgcccaggctgaagtgcagtggctggattttggttcactgcaacctctgcctgtggattcaagtgattctcctgcctcagcctcccaagtagctgggattacaggcaggtgccaccatgtccgacaaatttttgtatttttagcagagacgggggtttcaccatgttggccaggctgctctggaactcttggcctcaagtgatgtgcccacctcagcctcccaaagtgctgggattacaggtgtgagccaccgcgccaggccagaAATATGCTTTTACAAGTCGTGTGTGTTACCTCCCCTAAGCGTTTCCCAGTCCTCCActtccattttttccctcctcctctccacccccaTAACCAAGTAAAATGCCTCTCCACTTTTACAGTATTTTGTGTGCTGGATTTTTAGGGAAAGTCGGCAAAAGATAATTGTTTGGGAAGTCTCCCATATCAGAACAAAAACTGAACCGGTGAAGACTTCTGCTCTTCCCTGAAACTCCTTCCCCGGCCCCCATTCCGTCTCtacccctcccacccccaccagctCTTTGCTTACAACCCCCGCTGGGCGCAACTTGCCGCTGGCTGAAAGGCGTTCCTCCCTCACCTGAtcctccttttctttatctttgaagaACCACATCACAAAGGGCACCTCCCCTGGCTGGGCTGAAGACACCTCCGCGTGCAAGGTGTACCACGCTGGAAGCACcacttcccctccctccaccGCCTGCAACTGGTTGGCGGGCAAGTGCAGCTGCAGCTCGGCCCGCGACGGGGGCGCTGGAGACAAGAGCGAGGCGTGAGTGCCCGGGACCCGCTCCCAGCCCCGCGCGAGGACCCTGCCCGACGCGGCTCCACGAGAGGGTGAGGAAAGTCACTCTAACAGGAAAGAGGAACCTTGCGGGGTCCGGCCCCTGGAGGCCTCAAGGGGTGCCCAGGGACCACTGGTTCAGTGTCCTGCTTCCCATTTCATCACGACTTCACCGCCAGCCTCTGCGTTTGTAGCGGGGATGGGGACACTTTTCTATGCATTTATTCGTATACAGAGGCGTAGATTTCTGAGCATCAAAGAAAGGGGGCAGATTTCCAGCGAGGAGGGGAAGATATCAGGAGAAAGGGCAGATCGACTGTTTCTGTTGTACCTTCCACGTAGCCCACTTGCTTCCCTAGTTTTCCTGAGCGAGAGCCAAGGGAGAGTAGCGATGCTGCTCAGGGCCGCCAGGGTCCCTCACTCCTGAGTTCCCGACGGGCGGAGGGGTTTGGGAGGCCGCCTGGTTACCTGTTAACCCTGCGGCTCCTTCTGAACTTGCCAGGAGCGGGAGAGAGCAGAGCGGCCCAGCGCCCAAGCCTGACCCGGTGAATGCGATGCTCCTCGCCCTCCCGCGCAATCCCAGAGGCGGGCTTCCTTTGGAAAACGGAGAGTTGAAACCCAGAAATCTCCTCGGAGCCCTTCTGGGGTCGGGCGATCTGGGCAGAGAACTCTCGGGTGGCAAGGAATTAAGGGCAGGGCGAACGACGGTCTCCGGACAAGTGTGTCCGGCACTCGGGGTGGGCCGGGGTGTTGGTCTCGAGGAGGGGGCTATTGTTTGCACCACGGCGTCCTGAAATACTCATCCTTTGCCCTTTGGGGAGGCAACAGAGCAGTCAACTGGTAAGCCCTTTGGGGAATAACCTTGGGCTTGCACACGGCCAGGCCTGAGGATGCTGGCTGCTCTAGTCCCGGGCCCTACTCCCTCCAGGCCTCGGCCCTCTGCCTCGGAGCAGAAGACGCCACCTCTGCGTGGCGAGCAGGCGGCCAAGGCCGCGGGAAGAGGCCGCGGGAAGAGGCCGCAGCCAGGCCCCGCTCTCCACCCTCACCCTCGGAGAGCCAGGCTGAAGGCCTCTAAGGCCTGGGAACCGATCCGGCCAGGATGCAAGCCACCCCCACCGCTTCCCGGCTGCGCCGTACAGAACCCCCACCTCTGTTACTTGGCCTTCGCAGCATCCCCCTTCTCATTTCCTGGAGGATCTCTGTGGTCTGGGCAGGAAATTTGTACCCAGTGATAAGGCAGAAGACAATGAAGGGGGGGCCACTAGACCGGAGGCTCTACGGGAGGAAACAGTCCCCGCCTCAAGGAGCTGGACGCCCCCTGGGGACCCGGCCCGCTGCCATTCCGCCGAGGCCGGGCACGCCTGGAGCCTGCAGGTGCCGCCGGCTCTTCCCCAGCCTTCCTACAACGCGCACCGAGCGGCCAGAAGCGGTTTCCGCCAGGGAACTGCCTGAGGCCCAAAAGGGGCGCGCGCTTCCTTCACCTTGTGGACCACCAGCGACCTCCCCAGGTCCCACATTTATAATTCCACTTTCCAGAAGGTAGAGGAGAGTGAAGAGAGATAGTAACGGACACACTGGGGTCTGGGCACGTGCTTCTTGCCCTTCGCCCTGTCAGAAACTAGGAACAGAAGAGGGCCTGAGGCTTTTCTGCTCTCTGTCCTGGGTGTCTGCTGGCTCGGAAGTCACCCAACTGGTCCCTTTTCTTCGGTCCCAGGGTCCACGGAGCCACTGGGAGAGAAAAGGAGGCTGGTTGGGTCTGAGAGGACACTGGGACAGCCCAAGAAGGGGACCCTTTCGGCCCACAGCCCTCTCCGAGGCCAGCGTGAGGGAGCCGGCAGGGGCCTAAGGAGAGCGAAATGGGCCCGCTCCCCAGGGCAACTATTTTTAGTCTCCGTCTTTCTCTGAGAAACTCCCCCCGCGGGCTTCTCACGCCCCAGGGGCAGCGCGCTGAGCCGCGGAGGAGCGTGCTGAGGCGGAGAGCCTCCTCGGGAGCTCAGAAGAGCGGAGCCGGGCGCCTGCCCGTTGCCCCGCGGTCACCAGTGCCATTTAACCCTCGAGGGGCTGGCGGGGACTGGGCCACCCCCAGGGGAGCCGATAGGAACTTTTGAGTCCAGGTCTTCAGTATGACGAACGGAGGCCCAAAGCTGGGGTAGGACAGAGGGTTGCAGATGAGCAGCAGGTGAAGCCTGGGGCACTCAGGCAGCCAACTTGAACTGTCCTCCCTCGCTTCAGAGAttcctccagcccccagcccccaccccccacaagGAAGGGGGATAGAGTTGGGGTGGAATGCAGAAGGAACAGAGCTGAAGTTGAAGTTGGGAAGGCCGGGATGAGATGTTTGAGGGATCCTGGAGCAGGCCCACCACGCCCGGAGGGACAGAAGACTACTGCGGGCTTTGGTGTGGCCTGGGGGGCTGTACTTGAGACCCACTTTATCCAAGGACTGTACTATTGCATGCCCCAACAACTGCGGAGCACAGAACAGGCTAAAGGGGACACTGGTGATCCTCATCTCAGTCCTCATCATTGTGGCTGAATTTCACTCTACAGCTTTCCAGGCCTTACTTGTCCTGACATCCTGCAACCTGAGAAATGAGTTAAAGTCAATATAGCTAAACCCACCCTTCACTCCCATTCGAGATCCTTGAAGGGGGATGGCAAGAAAGCTGAGGGATAGCAAGTGAAACAGCTTCAAAGGGCCTAGTCCCGCCGGGTGCTTCTCTCCCAGGTGGAGTTCTGAGCCACCCCAGCTTCAGCTGAAGCCAGCGCCCCTGGAGGCCTCCAACGCTTCCCAAACCCTTGCTCCAAGGAGGTTCCCTTCCTGACCTTTGGCCACCCTCCTCTCAATTTCCCCCATCCCTTTGGCTCTGGGAACCAACAGGGGTGGTGGGCCTGGAGGGGGGGGGGGTCACAATTCTGTTTCTCTGTGCGTTTGAACCCCTCCCCCATTTCCTGTGTCCCAAATGACCTCACGGTCGTCCTTTTGGGGCACCTCCCTTGATTCCCAGGGCAGGAAGCAGGAGGGACCAAGAGAGAGGATCTGCGCTGGGGAATTGACACAAAGTGCGTGTGTCAAGCCTGGGGACCAGAGGTATTTCCCCGGGGGATCTTCCTCATCAGCTTGTATGTGGGGTCGGGGATGAGAGGGGGCTAGAGTTAAGTCCTTAAGCTCTTTAGCCAGTGTCTCATCTAGCGGCTCAGCTCATCCGGCTCtgctgggtggggggtggggagtggacAGGGTGAGCAACGGTTCCGATAATTCACCCCAGAGGTATCCAGGTCTTGCGAGAGATGCCGTTACCTCCCCCAGCCATCCGCCCCCACACCCAAACTGGGAGCTGTCCCCGCCAAAGCGAGAAGTCAGCGCCAGCCAGCGATGCCCTGGAGTGGGATTAGGAGGTCAGGGGAGGAGGGCGAGTCGTGGGACCCAGTTCCGCAGCAGTGGCCAAAGTTCTCCCTCAGGGTCGAACTCACCCCATCCCGAATCCCAAGTCCCCTCCAGGTCCGGGTTTCACTCACCGAGGGCACTCAGCCCCAGGAACAGAAACCGCAGCAAGTTGGTCACCAGGGGCCCCGGGAGGGAAATCATGGTCCTCCCTGGCCCGGACCGAGTCAGAGGCGCCAGCTGCGGGACGCACGGACCCGCAGGTGCCGAGGCTGCGCAGCGGCCGGAGCGTGCGCGGGAGCCGGGTCGCCGACACCCAGGGCGGCTCCAGCCCAAGTCTGCGCGCCTGTGTGCCGGTGGCGGGGTGGGGACCGACGGCGACAGCGGGGCGGGGCATTCGAGGGGGCGGAGAGGTCGCTGTCCTCCCGGGCGGGGCGCGCGGGGTCCGCCGCCCGGGGGCGCTCCCAGCGCGCGGACGGCGGCATCCTGCAGCCTCTTCCAGGTCTGAACGCAGGGAGGGGTGAGGTAAGCTGTGATGCCCCACGAGCCAGCCAGGGagtggagggggaagaggaggctCCAGAACTATCCTGAGCCATAACCTCCCCTTCCGCCGGGGTGGGATAGGAAGGGTGACCAGGAAGGGTGGGAAATTTGGGGACTATCCGAAGTCGGAACCACCCGTAACCCCTGACATGTAAACGCTCCTGGGCTCTGGCTCCAGCAATCCGCTCCAAGCTTGGGGGTGCCGCATCCCCGGCCCAATCAGGGCGGCCTTcctgaaggaggaagaggggagcaGCATTTTCCAGCTGCAGGCAGAGGCCAGAGCGCCGGCCGCGCGGGCTCCTTTGTACCGCGGGAATCTGTGGCTTTCCTGGAGGCGGGGGCTGAGCGGTCACCGGAGCGCTGCAGCGAGGGCGACGGCGGAGGCCGCGCGGGAGCCCAGGGCGCGCGGGGAATCTTCACCTGCGGGCAGGAAAAAGCGCTCCGCGAGTTCCGCAGACCccaacccaggctggaggattACCCCGGCCTGTGCCTCATATTCCGAGCAGGAAAGGTTGGCACAAAGTAGTCTCAGGAGCTGAgcgggaaactgaggcaatgtGCATGCTGCTCCCAGCTTGGCCCCTGAAATGAGCGGCGTACAGGCCTGATGTTGACTGGGGAGGAGGGGCGGCTGCGAGAAGGAAGACAGGACAGTCCCTCCGTTTCTTCTTTATACCCCGAATCTTCAGTGCCTCCCATTCCCGCAGTGAAAGGCTCAGGCGCGCGCTGATCCTTTAATTCCCGAGACTAGATCTTGTTCGTTGTGAATTGAATTTAACGCCCCCCTCCCCGCGCCATTCGGTCAAAAGGCACCTCTGCGCCCTCTGGCGGCCGCCGCTCCCTTACAGAAAGGCACGCACCTGTTCTTGCTTTTCTGTCCAACAGCTcccccgcccaaaaaaaaaaaagaaaaggaaaaagaaaaagatgcttcAAACATCCCAGCACAGCTCAACCACCCAGCAAAGGTCAGTGAGGGCAGAAAGCATAACGACGATTTCCTGGCGCTGCCCGCGGCTGTCTGGGAAGAAAAGCAGCCAGGCCTGCGGGATTCCATTTACTGTACATAGTTCTGTTGTTTTAACAGAGTGTAGTCCCTGGGCCCACACTTCACACAAGGTCTTTTTCTATACAGTGCCCCATACGCCCTCTCAGCTGCTTCTTCCTAGTGTGATCTGCCTGGCTCCTCTTCAAATACCTGCCATGCAGTGACTTTGAGAAATGCCTATGCAAACACAAAATTGCTCATGCAAACCCTGGAATCTAGTACTTGGCAGCTCAGTGGAGGCAAAGACAACAGGAAGAGATACCTGCCAGTCTCACACTCTTGTGTAGGGAGCTACAAACTTGGACTTGGCCAAGCAGATTGTGTGGTGGGGTTGGGGGCTGTTGTTTGGTTTTCCTATTCCATCACACTCAAATTTTTCTTGGCTTTAGTCTGCATTGCAAACCATCTCTTGTAAACACCCCTCCTTTGTTTCCAGACAAGTCACCCCAAATAAGTAACTCCTTCCAAGAGAGGAAGTACAAAGTCTTTTGGTTCTAACCTAGAAACACCAAGTATCTAATCACACAGGCTGTGCTTATCCTGATCAAGTGCTACATAAGGCGTAGCCTCAACATTCATTCCCTGTAGCTAACGTTTCCTTCAGAATCCAGATCCCAAATTACTTCTGACATGGGAAGTAAAGCTGCAACCAATGATTTGTAGTCAGTGAATGTCTCCATGCGACACAGGGGCAGTCTTTTCAAGATTCTTTGACCCTAGAGAATTGTCCTCACTATCTCCTGTCTCCTATTTCAGCAATTTCTTTCCTCTGACCCTGACGCAGTCAAGTAGTAGAAGTTAGCAGAGTAGCTCCATTACTTTGTGAAAGTTTTGGCCAAGATTCATTTTAGGGTGGACTGCTCTCCACCCTGGTGTAAATGACACAGATGATCTATGTGTGACCTGGGAACTGCTTACATAAACATGTGTGCAAGAGCTAAGTTCACAGTTTCATCTGTTAGAGACTTGCAGGTCATTAGTGTTTCTTCCAATCACATCTCATCTTAGATTTCAAAAGTAATTCCTAATATTTACCTTTACATTTGAATATACTTTCTCTGTCCCCCTTGAATCAGTTATAAAGCTTCATTAAGGTCTAAatagtacattttttatttttggcaatgCTCATAGTTATCTGACATCCTGCTATCTTCTTTTCTAGACTGTTCTGGCCAAAGAGACTGGAGATCCAGTATCAGCAAGGTACTTTCTTGGTAAACCTCCATTTCCCAATGCTCATCTTTGTCCTCTACCCCCCACCCATCCCAAGGCAAATGGTGAAAACATCTATTGGATCCAGCCTTTGCTATCTTCTCCATGCCGCTGGTAGTGGGTCTAGCAATGTCCCATTCTCGGTAATGTTCAGTAGGTCTAAAACATCCTTGCGAAATGTTCCCCAAGTGTTCTGCCCCAGCTAAGCAACGAACAACAATGGGAAgacgcagaaaaaaaaaatgcatagagCATAATGTTAGTTTTGGGGCTGGTCAGTGGCCACATTTTAGAGATGCCATGAAGTATTCCTGGTAACAATGCTTGTTCCTACAGCATTTAGCACTGAATACGATGAGATTATGGCTAAAAGATGGTCAAGACTGCCTCAGCCTTTAGGATCAGAATTCTAAGTTCCAAAGAAGAGCAAACTCAGGAGGATTTCCTCAGGCCTCTGCCTATAGATGCTGCCTGGGGAGAACAGGTGCCACACTCAAAACATTCTCAAGATATTTATATTCTCCCTGAACTAGTACCCAACTCCATAACCCCAGACTCAAatatttaacagaaataaaagccatctcATTGATTATAAGCTCTCTAGTTATTACAAAGATAAGCATCAATCAACCAACAGGCATCAGAATGAGAAAATCACTGATCTGAGAACATTCCGGCTGCAGGAAAAGAACACTTTTTGTTAATATGCAACTGTATCTTCAGTAGTATAGAAAAACGAGAAGAATGAGAGTTCTTACCTGGATTTGCAGCCCACTTTAAGTAGAGTACCTGAGAGATGCTGGGAAATCATAAAGATAAATAACCAATCCAACAAGTTCCTGCCATGAGACCAAAGTGATCCTTGACTACTCTGTTAGTAAGCGATTCTCAGCCAAGAGTACTAACCTGTAAGTGGAGTGGTGATTGGCCCATTAGAAATATCTGAAAGATCTAAATGTGACAGCTACCTTCCTAATGGACTTATACCTGTCAATTCCCTCTCCTAAAAAAATACTTTTGGGCTGGCcccactggctcacacctgtaatcccagcactttgggaagccaaggtgggaggattgcttgaggacaaaAATTTGAGACTAGCTCGGTGGAAACATAGCAcaatccctgtctctaccaaaaaaagaaaaaaaaaaagtgaaaacattgctggtgtggtggcactcgAGAATGttgtctcagctgctcaggaagctttgaggcaggaggagtacttgagccccggagtttgaggctgcagtgagctatgactgcactcctgcactccaccctaggtgacagcaagaccttgggtgacagagcaagaccctatctaaaaaaaaaaaaaagatgtttctactggatcttccttccttttgagagacagcaaGATTATATCAATTTTCCAGTTGTACTCCTTGGGAGCTGCCCCTGAGTACTGAgtgtaaaagatgaggaatgaATCTTTTACAAATTCATGTACTTAGGGTCAAAAGGATTATCctagtcatttttaaaagaattacaaaatgaGATGTCCAGTGACCTTTGGTACTCTGACAATAATGACATTGGTCAGTGAGGTATAGAGAATGAAAAGATGTGAAGATCCCCTGCCCTGTTTGTTCTCTTCATTCTTAGCAGTAAAGTCAGAGCACAGCCCCCACTGCCAGTGCGGCCACACTCTGCTACAAAAAGCTCAACTACTACACCAAGGGGCCAggaattactttaatttttttttt
The sequence above is a segment of the Theropithecus gelada isolate Dixy chromosome 14, Tgel_1.0, whole genome shotgun sequence genome. Coding sequences within it:
- the ESAM gene encoding endothelial cell-selective adhesion molecule, giving the protein MISLPGPLVTNLLRFLFLGLSALAPPSRAELQLHLPANQLQAVEGGEVVLPAWYTLHAEVSSAQPGEVPFVMWFFKDKEKEDQVLSYINGVTTSKPGVSLVYSMPSRNLSLRLEGLQEKDSGPYSCSVNVQDKNGQASGHSIKTLELNVLVPPAPPSCRLQGVPRVGANVTLSCQSPRSKPAVQYQWDRQLPSFQTFFAPVLDVIRGSLSLTNLSSSMAGVYVCKAHNEVGTAQCNVTLEVSTGPGAAVVAGAVVGTLVGLGLLAGLVLLYHRRGKALEEPANDIKEDAIAPRTLPWPKSSDTISKNGTLSSVTSARALRPPHGPPRPGALTPTPSLSSQALPSPRLPTTDGANPQPISPIPGGVSSSGLSCMGAVLVMVPAQSQAGSLV